A stretch of the Mycobacterium sp. ITM-2016-00317 genome encodes the following:
- a CDS encoding CbbQ/NirQ/NorQ/GpvN family protein, with the protein MNDTYYANGAEVRLFEQAYRQRLPVMLTGPTGCGKTRLVEHMGLLLRRPVVTISCHDDLTSSDLVGRFMVTGGDVVWTDGPLTRAVKAGAICYLDEVVEARHDSLAVLHSLTDHRRTLYLDRAGEVVQAPETFMLVCSYNPAYRSSLKELKPSFRQRFVTLPMSYLAPDREAEVIVAEAGITPGSAQRLVRCATAIRTADEAFRFEPPSTRVLVTAAHLIAAGATELEAAQACILAPLSGDGAVTDGLREVAAAGLADADSPI; encoded by the coding sequence ATGAACGACACCTACTACGCGAACGGCGCCGAGGTGCGGCTGTTCGAGCAGGCCTACCGACAGCGCTTGCCCGTCATGCTCACCGGCCCGACCGGCTGCGGCAAGACGCGGCTCGTCGAGCACATGGGTCTGCTGCTGCGCCGTCCCGTTGTGACTATCAGCTGCCACGACGATCTGACCAGCTCCGATCTGGTCGGCCGGTTCATGGTCACCGGCGGTGACGTGGTGTGGACCGACGGGCCGCTGACGCGTGCCGTCAAGGCCGGCGCCATCTGCTACCTCGACGAGGTCGTCGAGGCGCGGCACGACTCGCTCGCCGTGCTGCACTCACTGACCGATCACCGGCGCACTCTCTACCTCGACCGGGCGGGCGAAGTGGTGCAGGCGCCCGAGACCTTCATGCTGGTCTGCTCGTACAACCCCGCCTATCGCAGCTCCCTCAAGGAACTCAAACCCTCGTTCCGGCAACGCTTTGTGACGCTGCCGATGAGCTACCTGGCGCCCGACCGGGAGGCCGAGGTGATCGTCGCCGAGGCAGGCATCACGCCGGGCAGTGCCCAGCGGCTGGTGCGGTGTGCCACGGCGATCCGTACCGCTGACGAAGCCTTCCGCTTCGAGCCGCCGTCGACCCGGGTGCTGGTCACCGCTGCACACCTGATCGCCGCGGGCGCAACCGAACTCGAGGCCGCGCAGGCATGCATCCTGGCCCCGCTGTCCGGTGACGGCGCCGTCACCGACGGACTGCGCGAGGTCGCCGCGGCCGGCCTGGCCGACGCAGACAGCCCCATCTAG
- a CDS encoding cytochrome P450, with product MTLTPDQHADNWDLRHEDFNDPDLIYDVYSVMRKGCPFPHTGTPFLGDPPGGAWVATRYADCYRIAQDWEHFSSNPLPGSAEFVVGDLVVMMDPPRQQKFRRVLNPYFSPARMKALRPQITAETDMLIDDFAAAGVGDLARVAWLQPGIVLFKYVLGMPTEDVTVCFDLTDTALNGDTEPIRMSAWGELYQHIHDTVTARGGRPARDDMVDVLLSAEIDGEKLTFEDIVANAMLLVQAGLETTASAMSFAFHHFAAHPEDRQRILSEPDLLPRAVEELIRYAGSIHGLHRTVVEDVELDGHLFRAGDTVVVNFASANRDDDVFPDADQCLLDRSENRHLGFGAGVHRCLGSNLARLELQVGVQQALTRLPDLALDPTRPARFRGNSITRGFLSVPVTFTPAGRDAGNHD from the coding sequence GTGACGCTGACGCCGGACCAGCATGCCGACAACTGGGATCTGCGTCATGAGGACTTCAACGACCCCGACCTGATTTACGACGTCTACTCGGTGATGCGGAAGGGATGCCCGTTCCCCCACACCGGCACACCGTTTCTCGGCGACCCGCCAGGCGGCGCGTGGGTCGCGACGCGCTACGCCGACTGTTACCGGATCGCCCAGGACTGGGAGCACTTCTCCAGCAACCCCTTACCCGGATCCGCCGAGTTCGTCGTCGGGGATCTGGTGGTGATGATGGATCCGCCGCGCCAGCAGAAGTTCCGCAGGGTGCTCAACCCGTACTTCTCGCCGGCGCGGATGAAGGCGCTGCGGCCGCAGATCACCGCCGAAACCGACATGCTGATCGACGATTTCGCCGCGGCAGGCGTCGGTGACCTTGCCCGCGTCGCGTGGCTTCAGCCCGGCATCGTGCTGTTCAAGTACGTTCTCGGCATGCCGACCGAGGACGTGACGGTGTGTTTCGACCTCACGGACACCGCGCTCAACGGCGACACCGAGCCCATCCGCATGTCCGCGTGGGGCGAGCTGTACCAGCACATCCACGACACGGTCACGGCGCGCGGCGGGCGACCCGCACGCGACGACATGGTCGACGTGCTGCTGTCGGCCGAGATCGACGGCGAAAAGCTGACTTTCGAGGATATCGTGGCCAACGCGATGCTGCTGGTGCAGGCCGGGCTCGAAACCACGGCCAGCGCGATGTCCTTCGCCTTCCATCACTTCGCCGCCCATCCCGAGGACCGGCAGCGGATCCTGTCCGAACCCGATCTGCTGCCGCGTGCTGTCGAGGAACTGATCCGCTACGCCGGGTCGATCCACGGGCTGCACCGCACCGTGGTCGAGGACGTCGAACTCGACGGCCACCTCTTCCGCGCCGGCGACACCGTGGTGGTGAACTTCGCGTCGGCCAACCGTGACGACGACGTGTTCCCCGATGCCGACCAATGCCTCCTCGACCGCAGCGAGAACCGCCACCTCGGCTTCGGCGCCGGAGTGCACCGGTGCCTCGGCTCCAACCTGGCCCGCCTCGAGCTCCAGGTCGGCGTGCAGCAGGCGCTCACCAGACTGCCGGACCTCGCGCTGGACCCCACCCGTCCGGCCCGGTTTCGCGGCAACTCGATCACCCGCGGATTCCTCTCCGTCCCAGTCACGTTCACACCCGCTGGCCGCGACGCCGGAAACCACGACTGA
- a CDS encoding NAD(P)H-binding protein, with translation MRVVIAGGHGKIALITSRLLSARGDSVAGFIRNPDQADDLRVAGAEPILLDLENTTNGVVSTHLRGADAVIFAAGAGPGSGAARKETVDRDAAILLADAAEAAGVRRYVMISSMGADAEAPDDAGDEVFVAYLRAKGAADDVIRARTGLLTTIVRPGLLTDGDPTGRVTIGEHTGRGSIPRADVAAVLVAVLDAPATAGHTFEVIAGATEIAVALAESVGDA, from the coding sequence ATGCGGGTCGTCATCGCCGGCGGGCACGGCAAGATCGCTCTGATCACCTCGCGACTGCTGTCGGCGCGCGGCGATTCGGTGGCGGGCTTCATCCGCAATCCCGACCAGGCCGACGACCTTCGTGTCGCGGGTGCCGAGCCGATCCTCCTCGACCTGGAGAACACCACCAACGGCGTGGTGTCCACCCATCTGCGCGGTGCCGACGCGGTCATCTTCGCCGCCGGCGCCGGACCGGGCAGCGGGGCGGCCCGCAAGGAGACCGTCGACCGTGACGCCGCGATCCTGCTGGCCGACGCCGCCGAAGCCGCCGGTGTGCGGCGCTACGTGATGATCTCGTCGATGGGCGCCGACGCCGAGGCCCCCGACGACGCCGGCGATGAGGTCTTCGTCGCCTATCTGCGCGCCAAGGGCGCCGCCGACGACGTGATCCGCGCGCGCACAGGTCTTCTCACCACGATCGTGCGGCCAGGACTGCTCACCGACGGCGACCCGACCGGTCGGGTCACCATTGGCGAGCACACCGGCCGTGGCAGCATTCCGCGCGCCGATGTCGCGGCAGTGCTGGTCGCGGTGCTGGATGCGCCGGCCACGGCGGGCCACACCTTCGAGGTGATCGCGGGCGCCACCGAGATCGCGGTGGCGCTGGCCGAGTCAGTCGGCGACGCGTAG
- a CDS encoding SRPBCC family protein, which yields MAKLSVSVDVPLPPEKAWESASDLSRYKEWLSIHRVWRSKLPDVIEKGTKLDSIVEVKGMPNRVSWTVVHYRPPEAMTLNGDGKGGVKVKLIGKIKPSPQDPAASTVTFDVHLGGPALFGPIGMVVAGALKGDIQESLNRFKAVFAPS from the coding sequence ATGGCCAAACTCTCGGTCTCCGTCGACGTTCCGCTGCCGCCCGAGAAGGCGTGGGAGAGCGCGTCGGATCTGTCCCGCTACAAGGAGTGGCTGTCCATCCACCGGGTGTGGCGGTCCAAGCTGCCCGACGTCATCGAAAAGGGCACCAAGCTCGACTCGATCGTCGAGGTCAAAGGTATGCCCAACCGGGTGAGCTGGACGGTGGTGCACTACCGCCCGCCGGAGGCGATGACGCTCAACGGTGACGGCAAGGGTGGTGTCAAGGTCAAGCTGATCGGCAAGATCAAGCCGAGCCCGCAAGATCCGGCGGCGTCGACCGTCACGTTCGACGTCCATCTGGGTGGGCCCGCCCTGTTCGGGCCGATCGGGATGGTGGTCGCCGGTGCGCTCAAGGGTGACATCCAGGAGTCGCTGAACCGCTTCAAGGCCGTCTTCGCGCCGTCCTGA
- a CDS encoding antitoxin — translation MGFLDKAKALLSKNADKVDTVIDKAGEMVDKRTHGKYASHVDKVQEAARKAVANNAGDVPPGGDSGQVPPTQPPPSTPPPSSPPSNNPPPTTPPQQPPTAPPTS, via the coding sequence ATGGGATTTCTGGACAAGGCGAAGGCTCTTCTCTCGAAGAATGCTGACAAGGTCGACACGGTGATCGACAAGGCCGGCGAGATGGTCGACAAGCGGACGCACGGCAAGTACGCGTCGCACGTGGACAAGGTGCAGGAAGCGGCCAGGAAGGCCGTCGCCAACAATGCCGGTGACGTGCCGCCGGGCGGGGACTCCGGCCAGGTGCCGCCGACTCAGCCGCCCCCGAGCACGCCGCCCCCGAGCAGCCCGCCCTCGAACAACCCGCCGCCGACAACGCCTCCGCAGCAGCCGCCGACGGCCCCGCCGACCTCGTAG
- a CDS encoding cation-translocating P-type ATPase yields the protein MTTSVVAGLSDAEVAQRVAEGKTNDVPTRAARSVSDIVRGNVFTRINAILGVLLIIVLSTGSVINGAFGLLIVANSAIGIIQELRAKRTLDQLAIVGQAKPLVRRQSGTAPLPPSEVVLDDVIELGPGDQIVVDGVILEDANLEVDESLLTGEADPIAKVVGDHVMSGSFVVAGSGAYRATKVGREAYAAKLAEEASKFTLVKSELRNGINKILQFITYLLVPAGALIIYTQLFTTDAGWRESVLRMVGALVPMVPEGLVLMTSIAFAVGVIRLGRRQCLVNELPAIEGLARVDVVCADKTGTLTENGMRVSNLEQFGESAVTDVLAQLAADDARPNASMAAIAEAYPSPPGWTATAAAPFKSATKWSGTTYRDHGNWVIGAPDVLLDPASPVAEEAERIGAQGLRVLLLASSDRPVDAPDAPGTVTPAALVVLEQRVRPDARDTLEYFAAQRVLIKVISGDNAVSVGAVAGSLGLEGETMDARRLPAQQDALAETLEEYTTFGRVRPDQKRAMVHALQSRGHTVAMTGDGVNDVLALKDADIGVAMGSGSSASRAVAQIVLLDNKFATLPYVVGEGRRVIGNIERVSNLFLTKTVYSVLLAVLVGLAGLSAKLFGSDPLLFPFQPIHVTIAAWFTIGIPAFILSLAPNNERAQPGFVRRVMTAALPSGIVVGAATFTSYLLAYQGRAATETEQTQASTAALITLLVSAVWVLSVVARPYEWWRVLLVAVSALAYVVIFSIPAACELFILDPSNAAITSMALGIGFAGAAAIELLWWVEGRVLGESRRLWRPREG from the coding sequence ATGACGACGTCGGTGGTCGCCGGCCTGTCCGACGCCGAGGTCGCCCAGCGTGTCGCTGAGGGCAAGACCAACGACGTCCCCACCAGGGCGGCCCGAAGCGTGTCGGACATCGTCCGCGGCAACGTGTTCACCCGCATCAACGCCATCCTCGGTGTGCTGTTGATCATCGTGCTCTCCACCGGGTCGGTGATCAACGGCGCCTTCGGGCTGCTGATCGTCGCCAACAGCGCGATCGGCATCATCCAGGAGTTGCGGGCCAAACGGACCCTGGACCAGCTCGCCATCGTGGGGCAGGCGAAACCGTTGGTGCGCAGGCAGTCCGGGACCGCTCCGCTGCCGCCCAGCGAGGTGGTCCTCGACGACGTCATCGAACTGGGCCCCGGCGACCAGATCGTCGTCGACGGCGTGATCCTGGAGGACGCCAACCTCGAGGTCGACGAATCGCTGCTGACGGGGGAAGCCGACCCCATCGCCAAAGTCGTCGGCGACCACGTGATGTCGGGCAGCTTCGTGGTGGCCGGCAGCGGCGCCTACCGGGCCACCAAGGTGGGCCGGGAGGCCTACGCGGCGAAACTCGCCGAGGAGGCCAGCAAGTTCACGTTGGTGAAATCCGAACTGCGCAACGGGATCAACAAGATCCTGCAGTTCATCACCTACCTGCTGGTCCCGGCCGGCGCGTTGATCATCTACACCCAGCTGTTCACCACGGACGCCGGCTGGCGGGAGTCGGTGCTGCGCATGGTGGGCGCACTGGTGCCGATGGTGCCCGAAGGGCTGGTGCTGATGACCTCGATCGCGTTCGCGGTCGGGGTGATCCGGCTGGGCCGCCGTCAGTGTCTTGTCAACGAGCTGCCCGCGATCGAGGGCCTGGCCCGCGTCGACGTGGTGTGCGCGGACAAGACCGGCACGCTGACCGAGAACGGCATGCGGGTCAGCAACCTCGAACAGTTCGGTGAGTCGGCGGTGACCGACGTGCTGGCCCAGCTGGCCGCCGACGACGCCCGGCCCAATGCGAGCATGGCCGCGATCGCCGAGGCCTACCCGAGCCCACCCGGCTGGACCGCGACCGCCGCCGCACCGTTCAAATCGGCGACCAAGTGGAGCGGGACCACCTACCGGGACCACGGCAACTGGGTGATCGGGGCGCCGGACGTGCTGCTGGACCCGGCCTCGCCGGTCGCCGAGGAGGCGGAGCGGATCGGTGCGCAGGGATTGCGGGTGCTGCTGCTCGCGTCCAGCGACCGGCCGGTCGACGCGCCCGACGCCCCGGGCACGGTGACCCCGGCCGCGCTGGTGGTGCTGGAGCAGCGTGTCCGTCCCGACGCCCGGGACACCCTCGAGTACTTCGCCGCCCAGCGGGTCCTCATCAAGGTCATCTCCGGTGACAACGCGGTGTCGGTGGGGGCGGTGGCGGGCTCGCTCGGGCTGGAGGGCGAGACGATGGACGCCCGCCGGCTGCCGGCGCAGCAGGATGCGCTCGCCGAGACGCTGGAGGAGTACACGACGTTCGGCCGGGTACGGCCCGACCAGAAGCGCGCGATGGTGCATGCGCTGCAGTCCCGTGGGCACACCGTGGCGATGACCGGGGACGGCGTCAACGACGTGCTCGCGCTCAAGGACGCCGACATCGGCGTCGCGATGGGTTCGGGCAGCTCGGCCTCGCGTGCGGTGGCGCAGATCGTGCTGCTGGACAACAAGTTCGCCACGCTGCCCTATGTCGTGGGTGAGGGCCGGCGGGTGATCGGCAACATCGAGCGGGTCTCGAATCTGTTTCTCACCAAGACGGTGTACTCGGTGTTGCTGGCGGTGCTCGTCGGTCTGGCCGGGTTGTCGGCGAAGTTGTTCGGCTCCGATCCGCTGCTCTTCCCGTTCCAGCCCATCCACGTCACGATCGCGGCGTGGTTCACCATCGGTATCCCGGCGTTCATCCTGTCGCTGGCACCGAACAACGAACGCGCGCAACCGGGTTTCGTGCGCCGCGTGATGACCGCGGCGCTGCCGTCCGGCATCGTCGTCGGCGCGGCGACGTTCACGTCGTACCTGCTCGCCTACCAGGGGCGGGCGGCCACCGAGACCGAGCAGACGCAGGCCTCCACCGCGGCGCTGATCACCCTGCTGGTGTCGGCGGTGTGGGTGCTCTCGGTGGTGGCACGCCCCTACGAATGGTGGCGCGTGTTGCTGGTGGCGGTCTCTGCCCTGGCCTATGTGGTGATCTTCAGCATCCCGGCCGCATGCGAGCTGTTCATCCTTGATCCGTCGAATGCGGCGATCACGTCGATGGCATTGGGAATCGGGTTCGCCGGCGCCGCGGCGATCGAGTTGTTGTGGTGGGTCGAGGGCCGGGTGCTGGGGGAAAGTCGCAGACTGTGGCGACCGCGCGAGGGCTAA
- a CDS encoding serine hydrolase, which produces MNSPVRFGALVLAVALLGGCGGKDAETPAAGPSASPVSDVPPPLVPAMPLPENAVADAVGKLDGIAEELMSESGIPGMAVAVVQGGKTVYAKGFGVKNLDLPDGPDNRVDADTVFQLASLSKPLSATVVAGLVGQGQVGWGTPIVSRLPWFALSDPAVTQMVTVGDMFSHRSGLPDHAGDRLEDLGYDRRQILERLRDLPLDPFRISYAYTNFGLTAGAEAVAAGTGKSWEDLARETMLNPLGMGVTSYQFSDYAARPDRAVGHIHLDGKYVPRYVRDAQAQSPAGGASSSVNDMTRWMAMVLADGQHEGKALVDPEALLPALTPQVVSARGTEPAMRSGFYGYGFNVSTTSSARTQLSHSGAFELGAASTVVFLPAADVAIIALTNATPAGIPEALTAQFADLVQFGEVREDWYGLYGKAFGDMDEPVGSLVGRERPAAAKPSAPLPSYTGVYRNEYWGPATVAERDGRLELTMGPRGVFELTPWDGDVFTFPVSSENAPPGTISMATFAGGTLTLEYFDDEGRGVFTR; this is translated from the coding sequence ATGAATTCACCGGTCAGGTTCGGCGCGCTCGTCCTGGCAGTCGCGCTACTGGGAGGGTGCGGCGGTAAGGACGCCGAGACGCCTGCCGCGGGTCCGTCGGCGAGTCCGGTTTCCGACGTGCCGCCGCCCCTGGTCCCGGCGATGCCGCTACCGGAGAACGCCGTCGCGGACGCCGTCGGCAAACTGGATGGCATCGCCGAGGAGCTGATGTCCGAGTCCGGGATCCCAGGCATGGCCGTAGCGGTGGTACAGGGTGGAAAGACTGTGTACGCGAAGGGGTTCGGGGTGAAGAACCTCGACCTCCCGGACGGCCCGGACAATCGGGTGGACGCCGACACCGTGTTCCAGTTGGCCTCGCTGTCCAAGCCGCTGAGCGCGACGGTCGTGGCCGGGCTGGTCGGGCAGGGGCAGGTCGGCTGGGGCACCCCGATCGTGTCCAGGCTGCCGTGGTTCGCGCTGTCGGATCCCGCCGTCACCCAGATGGTCACGGTGGGGGACATGTTCTCGCACCGTTCCGGGTTGCCCGATCACGCCGGGGACCGGCTCGAAGATCTCGGCTACGACCGGCGGCAGATCCTGGAACGGCTGCGCGACCTGCCACTGGACCCGTTCCGGATCTCCTATGCCTACACCAACTTCGGCCTGACCGCGGGCGCCGAGGCGGTGGCGGCCGGCACCGGGAAGAGCTGGGAGGATCTGGCGCGGGAGACGATGCTCAATCCGTTGGGCATGGGCGTCACCAGCTACCAGTTCAGCGACTACGCGGCCAGGCCGGACCGCGCGGTGGGCCACATCCACCTCGACGGCAAATATGTGCCGCGCTATGTTCGCGACGCGCAGGCACAGTCACCGGCCGGCGGTGCGAGCTCGTCGGTCAACGACATGACCCGGTGGATGGCGATGGTGCTGGCAGACGGGCAGCACGAGGGCAAGGCGTTGGTCGACCCGGAGGCGCTGCTGCCCGCGCTCACCCCGCAGGTGGTCTCGGCGCGCGGCACGGAGCCGGCGATGAGGTCGGGCTTCTACGGCTACGGCTTCAACGTGAGCACCACCTCCAGTGCGCGCACCCAGCTCAGCCATTCCGGCGCGTTCGAACTCGGGGCGGCGAGCACCGTGGTCTTCCTGCCCGCGGCCGACGTCGCGATCATCGCGCTCACCAATGCGACCCCCGCAGGCATCCCGGAGGCGCTGACCGCGCAGTTCGCCGACCTGGTGCAGTTCGGGGAGGTCCGCGAGGATTGGTATGGGTTGTACGGCAAGGCTTTCGGGGACATGGACGAGCCGGTGGGCAGTCTCGTCGGTCGTGAGCGGCCCGCCGCGGCGAAGCCGTCCGCACCGCTGCCGTCCTATACCGGGGTGTACCGCAACGAGTACTGGGGGCCCGCGACCGTCGCCGAACGCGACGGACGGCTGGAGCTCACGATGGGCCCGCGCGGCGTCTTCGAGCTGACCCCGTGGGACGGTGACGTGTTCACGTTCCCGGTGTCGTCGGAGAACGCCCCGCCCGGAACGATTTCCATGGCGACCTTCGCCGGGGGCACGCTCACTCTGGAGTACTTCGACGACGAGGGCAGGGGGGTCTTCACCCGATGA
- a CDS encoding MBL fold metallo-hydrolase, giving the protein MTRTALRYGFGTASLLAGGWVLRALQGTPASLGATPAEVAPVARRSPHYRDGKFVNLEPPSGITMDRDLQRMLLRDLANAASQGKPPGPIPLAAPPAMDPTPVPAAASWYGHSSVLVEVDGYRVLADPVWSNRCSPSRAVGPQRLHAVPVPLEALPAVDAVVISHDHYDHLDIDTIVALAHTQRAPFVVPLGIGAHLRKWGIPGGRIVELDWHEAHRIGDLTLICTPARHFSGRLFSRDSTLWASWVITGPSHKAFFGGDTGYTKSFAEIGDQYGPFDLTLLPIGAYHPAFADIHMNPEEAVRAHLDLTEVDKSLMVPIHWATFRLAPHPWAEPAERLLSAADAERVRLTVPIPGQRVDPESTFDPWWRF; this is encoded by the coding sequence ATGACGCGGACGGCTCTGCGCTACGGGTTCGGGACAGCGTCACTGCTTGCCGGTGGATGGGTGCTGCGTGCCCTGCAGGGCACGCCCGCCTCGCTGGGGGCCACCCCGGCCGAAGTCGCGCCGGTGGCCCGCCGCTCACCGCACTACCGGGACGGGAAGTTCGTCAACCTGGAGCCGCCGTCGGGCATCACGATGGATCGTGACCTGCAGCGCATGCTGCTGCGCGACCTCGCCAACGCCGCGTCCCAGGGCAAGCCGCCCGGGCCGATCCCGCTGGCCGCACCGCCGGCGATGGATCCGACGCCCGTGCCTGCGGCGGCCAGCTGGTACGGCCACTCCAGCGTGCTGGTCGAGGTCGACGGGTACCGGGTGCTGGCGGACCCGGTGTGGAGCAACAGGTGCTCGCCCTCGCGTGCGGTCGGACCGCAGCGCTTGCACGCCGTGCCGGTGCCGCTGGAGGCACTTCCCGCCGTGGACGCCGTCGTGATCAGCCACGACCACTACGACCACCTCGACATCGACACCATCGTCGCGCTGGCGCACACGCAGCGGGCCCCGTTCGTGGTGCCGCTGGGCATCGGCGCGCACCTGCGCAAGTGGGGCATCCCCGGGGGGCGGATCGTCGAGCTGGACTGGCACGAAGCCCACCGCATCGGCGACCTGACGTTGATCTGCACCCCGGCGAGGCACTTCTCCGGCCGGCTGTTCTCCCGCGACTCGACGCTGTGGGCGTCGTGGGTGATCACCGGCCCGTCGCACAAGGCGTTCTTCGGTGGCGACACCGGATACACGAAGAGCTTTGCCGAGATCGGCGACCAGTACGGTCCGTTCGATCTGACCCTGCTGCCGATCGGGGCCTACCATCCCGCGTTCGCCGACATCCACATGAACCCCGAGGAGGCGGTGCGCGCGCATCTGGACCTGACCGAGGTGGACAAGAGCCTGATGGTGCCGATCCACTGGGCCACGTTCCGCCTCGCGCCGCATCCGTGGGCCGAGCCCGCCGAGAGGTTGCTGAGCGCCGCCGATGCCGAGCGGGTACGCCTGACCGTGCCGATTCCCGGTCAGCGGGTGGACCCGGAGTCGACATTCGACCCGTGGTGGCGGTTCTGA
- a CDS encoding enoyl-CoA hydratase, with protein MIGVTRDGNVMTLELQRPERRNALNAELVDGLRDAIEKAATEDVRAIVITGAGHVFSSGADLSGGQGVADELPGKAKELNLAIDRAPLPVIGAINGPAIGAGVILSMICDLRVVAPEAYFQFPVAKYGIALDNWSIRRLTSLVGAGRARGMLLAAERLTADVALQTGMANRIGTLADAQAWAQEIAGFAPLALQHAKRVLNDDGAYEDPWPAHQELFDRAWASQDIIEAQVARIEKRPPRFTGA; from the coding sequence ATGATTGGAGTCACCCGCGACGGCAACGTGATGACACTCGAGCTGCAGCGTCCGGAGAGGCGCAACGCGCTCAACGCCGAACTCGTCGACGGCCTGCGCGACGCGATCGAGAAGGCCGCGACGGAGGACGTCCGCGCGATCGTGATCACCGGCGCCGGCCACGTGTTCAGCTCGGGGGCGGATCTGTCGGGCGGTCAGGGCGTCGCCGACGAGCTGCCCGGCAAGGCCAAGGAGCTCAACCTCGCGATCGACCGCGCCCCGCTGCCGGTCATCGGCGCGATCAACGGCCCGGCGATCGGCGCGGGCGTCATCCTGTCGATGATCTGCGACCTGCGGGTGGTCGCGCCCGAAGCCTACTTCCAGTTCCCCGTCGCGAAATACGGTATCGCGCTGGACAACTGGAGCATCCGCCGGTTGACTTCGCTGGTCGGGGCCGGCCGAGCCCGGGGCATGCTGCTGGCCGCCGAGCGGCTCACCGCCGACGTCGCGCTGCAGACCGGCATGGCCAACCGGATCGGCACGCTGGCCGACGCACAGGCGTGGGCGCAGGAGATCGCCGGCTTCGCGCCGCTGGCCCTGCAGCACGCTAAGCGGGTGCTCAACGACGACGGCGCCTACGAGGACCCCTGGCCGGCGCACCAGGAACTCTTCGACCGAGCGTGGGCCAGCCAGGACATCATCGAGGCGCAGGTGGCGCGCATCGAGAAGCGCCCACCCCGGTTCACGGGCGCCTGA